The Vitis riparia cultivar Riparia Gloire de Montpellier isolate 1030 chromosome 10, EGFV_Vit.rip_1.0, whole genome shotgun sequence genome includes a region encoding these proteins:
- the LOC117923388 gene encoding (3S,6E)-nerolidol synthase 1, chloroplastic-like isoform X2: MPRAHTWSIAKDQNLVSIPSEKDNHPSTEYPSPTNEFYMEHAQKLEEVRSVLKEVGEDTLEALLMIDAIQRLGIDYHFHGEIEVVLQRLHTKFNTLSDCHNNLYELALGFRLLRQEGYYVSADVFNNLKDTEGKIQEKLSEDIKGLMGLYEASQLSIKGEDILEEIGNFSSQLLNAWNTHNDHSQARIVRNTLGHPHHKSLARFMAKSFLSDFQGTDGWINVFRELAKMDFNVVKSIHQKEMLQVSKWWKDLGLAKELKFARNQPLKWYMWPLAVLPDPSLSEQRVELTKPISLVYIIDDIFDVHGTLDELTLFTEAVNRWEYEAVEQLPDYMKICFNALNGITNEISSKVYNDHGWNPMESLRKADENQDGHDGSYLECYMKEKPGTSIENARCHVMHTISETWKSLNNECLAPNPFSTCFTKACLNVARMVPLMYSYDDNQCLPSLEEHMKSLVYESVSS; the protein is encoded by the exons ATGCCAAGGGCTCACACATGGAGCATTGCTAAGGATCAGAACTTGGTTTCTATCCCCTCAGAAAAGGATAATCATCCATCCACAGAATATCCCAGCCCCACT AATGAATTTTACATGGAACATGCACAAAAACTGGAGGAAGTTAGGAGTGTACTCAAGGAGGTAGGAGAAGATACATTGGAAGCTTTGCTCATGATTGATGCCATCCAACGCCTAGGCATTGACTACCATtttcatggagagattgaagtgGTACTACAGAGACTACATACGAAATTTAACACTCTGAGTGATTGCCATAACAATCTCTACGAACTAGCACTTGGCTTCCGGCTATTGAGACAAGAAGGTTACTATGTGAGCGCAG ATGTCTTCAACAATCTCAAGGACACAGAGGGAAAGATTCAAGAAAAACTAAGCGAAGATATCAAGGGATTAATGGGTTTGTATGAAGCTTCGCAGCTAAGTATAAAGGGGGAAGATATACTCGAAGAAATCGGAAACTTCAGTAGCCAGCTTCTTAATGCATGGAACACGCACAATGATCACAGTCAAGCTAGAATTGTTAGGAACACATTAGGCCATCCCCATCATAAGAGCTTGGCAAGGTTCATGGCCAAAAGCTTTCTTAGCGATTTTCAAGGCACAGATGGATGGATAAATGTCTTTAGAGAACTAGCAAAAATGGATTTCAACGTAGTTAAATCCATACACCAGAAGGAGATGCTTCAGGTTTCCAA ATGGTGGAAAGATCTAGGTTTGGCCAAGGAGTTGAAGTTTGCAAGAAACCAACCACTGAAATGGTACATGTGGCCCTTGGCGGTCCTCCCGGATCCAAGCTTGTCGGAACAGAGGGTTGAGCTCACAAAACCCATCTCACTAGTCTACATAATAGATGACATTTTTGATGTTCATGGAACACTTGATGAACTCACTCTCTTCACAGAAGCTGTCAACAG ATGGGAATATGAGGCTGTTGAACAACTACCAGACTACATGAAGATATGTTTCAATGCTCTTAATGGAATCACCAATGAAATAAGTTCCAAGGTCTACAATGATCATGGGTGGAACCCCATGGAATCTCTTCGAAAGGCA GATGAGAATCAGGACGGGCACGACGGATCATACCTGGAGTGCTACATGAAAGAAAAACCAGGGACTTCCATAGAAAATGCCCGATGCCATGTTATGCATACCATTTCAGAGACATGGAAGAGCCTCAACAATGAATGCCTTGctccaaatccattttcaaCGTGTTTTACCAAGGCTTGTCTCAATGTTGCAAGGATGGTTCCTTTGATGTATAGCTATGATGATAATCAGTGCCTCCCAAGCCTTGAAGAGCACATGAAGTCGCTTGTCTATGAAAGTGTTTCCTCATAA
- the LOC117923388 gene encoding (3S,6E)-nerolidol synthase 1-like isoform X1 — protein MPRAHTWSIAKDQNLVSIPSEKDNHPSTEYPSPTNEFYMEHAQKLEEVRSVLKEVGEDTLEALLMIDAIQRLGIDYHFHGEIEVVLQRLHTKFNTLSDCHNNLYELALGFRLLRQEGYYVSADVFNNLKDTEGKIQEKLSEDIKGLMGLYEASQLSIKGEDILEEIGNFSSQLLNAWNTHNDHSQARIVRNTLGHPHHKSLARFMAKSFLSDFQGTDGWINVFRELAKMDFNVVKSIHQKEMLQVSKWWKDLGLAKELKFARNQPLKWYMWPLAVLPDPSLSEQRVELTKPISLVYIIDDIFDVHGTLDELTLFTEAVNRWEYEAVEQLPDYMKICFNALNGITNEISSKVYNDHGWNPMESLRKAWACLCNAFLVEVKWFADGHVPKADEYLKNGVISSGVHVVLVHMFFLLGHGITKRNVDILDDFPEIISSVAKILRLWDDLGSAKDENQDGHDGSYLECYMKEKPGTSIENARCHVMHTISETWKSLNNECLAPNPFSTCFTKACLNVARMVPLMYSYDDNQCLPSLEEHMKSLVYESVSS, from the exons ATGCCAAGGGCTCACACATGGAGCATTGCTAAGGATCAGAACTTGGTTTCTATCCCCTCAGAAAAGGATAATCATCCATCCACAGAATATCCCAGCCCCACT AATGAATTTTACATGGAACATGCACAAAAACTGGAGGAAGTTAGGAGTGTACTCAAGGAGGTAGGAGAAGATACATTGGAAGCTTTGCTCATGATTGATGCCATCCAACGCCTAGGCATTGACTACCATtttcatggagagattgaagtgGTACTACAGAGACTACATACGAAATTTAACACTCTGAGTGATTGCCATAACAATCTCTACGAACTAGCACTTGGCTTCCGGCTATTGAGACAAGAAGGTTACTATGTGAGCGCAG ATGTCTTCAACAATCTCAAGGACACAGAGGGAAAGATTCAAGAAAAACTAAGCGAAGATATCAAGGGATTAATGGGTTTGTATGAAGCTTCGCAGCTAAGTATAAAGGGGGAAGATATACTCGAAGAAATCGGAAACTTCAGTAGCCAGCTTCTTAATGCATGGAACACGCACAATGATCACAGTCAAGCTAGAATTGTTAGGAACACATTAGGCCATCCCCATCATAAGAGCTTGGCAAGGTTCATGGCCAAAAGCTTTCTTAGCGATTTTCAAGGCACAGATGGATGGATAAATGTCTTTAGAGAACTAGCAAAAATGGATTTCAACGTAGTTAAATCCATACACCAGAAGGAGATGCTTCAGGTTTCCAA ATGGTGGAAAGATCTAGGTTTGGCCAAGGAGTTGAAGTTTGCAAGAAACCAACCACTGAAATGGTACATGTGGCCCTTGGCGGTCCTCCCGGATCCAAGCTTGTCGGAACAGAGGGTTGAGCTCACAAAACCCATCTCACTAGTCTACATAATAGATGACATTTTTGATGTTCATGGAACACTTGATGAACTCACTCTCTTCACAGAAGCTGTCAACAG ATGGGAATATGAGGCTGTTGAACAACTACCAGACTACATGAAGATATGTTTCAATGCTCTTAATGGAATCACCAATGAAATAAGTTCCAAGGTCTACAATGATCATGGGTGGAACCCCATGGAATCTCTTCGAAAGGCA TGGGCATGTTTATGCAATGCATTTCTAGTAGAAGTAAAATGGTTTGCTGATGGACACGTGCCAAAGGCTGATGAGTACTTGAAGAATGGGGTCATTAGCTCCGGAGTACATGTGGTGCTAGTTCATATGTTTTTTCTCCTGGGTCATGGCATAACCAAGAGAAATGTAGACATTTTGGATGATTTTCCTGAGATTATATCTTCGGTCGCAAAAATTCTTCGCCTCTGGGATGACTTGGGAAGCGCCAAG GATGAGAATCAGGACGGGCACGACGGATCATACCTGGAGTGCTACATGAAAGAAAAACCAGGGACTTCCATAGAAAATGCCCGATGCCATGTTATGCATACCATTTCAGAGACATGGAAGAGCCTCAACAATGAATGCCTTGctccaaatccattttcaaCGTGTTTTACCAAGGCTTGTCTCAATGTTGCAAGGATGGTTCCTTTGATGTATAGCTATGATGATAATCAGTGCCTCCCAAGCCTTGAAGAGCACATGAAGTCGCTTGTCTATGAAAGTGTTTCCTCATAA